CTTCTCCGGCGATGTTTACCGCATTGATTTAGGGTTGATTACGCAAAAAGAGGCGGTCACTTTTAAAGACGACAACACCATTATATTTACCGACGAGAAATTTAAAGGTATTTTCGGCGGAAATGCGTATGTGATTAAACTCGATGAAGTGCATAAAAAATTGATTCGAAAGGCAGCAAAGCCAAAAGAAAAAATAATTGAGCCAAACTAGCCTATAGCAAACTTTTATTGAGAGTGTGCAACAAGCACTTTTAGTGAGTAAAATGCGTAGTTGTTTCGTAACCGATTTAACATGATAAGTAGTTTGTATGAAGTTTAGCCCGTTACTGAATGAATTAATTCAAGCGTTAACTTGCCTTCCTGGGGTAGGTAATAAGAGTGCCCAGCGAATGGCGTTTCATCTTTTGGAACGTAATCGCAAAGGGGCAATAGATTTAAGTAATGTGCTGCACAACGCCATGGAGCATATTCACCACTGTCAGCGCTGCAGAACGTTTACAGAAGATGAGCTGTGCGAGATTTGCCGTCATCCAGAGCGCGAAGCCAGTGGCTTATTATGCATTGTTGAAAGCCCGCAAGATGTTTTGGCAATCGAACAAACGCTTAGTTATAAAGGCCAGTACTTTGTATTGATGGGGCATTTGTCGCCTATCGACGGAGTAGGGCCTGAAGAAATTGGCCTCAATGAATTAGAAACCCGTTTTAGTGCAGGTGGCATTAACGAAGTGATCCTTGCCACCAACCCCACGGTGGAAGGTGAAGCCACTGCGCATTACATAGCCCAGCTTTGCGCGGCACATAATGTTGAAGCGTCTCGTATTGCTCACGGTGTGCCCGTTGGTGGCGAGCTTGAATATATAGATGGTAATACCCTTACTCACGCCTTTTCTGGTCGCCGCAAACTCTAAATTGCGGCGCTTCCCCAATAATATTTTTTCGCTTTGCTGTTGAAAACTGCGAGTTCGACCTTACCTGTTTGAAAGTAACGTGATCCATTCAACGAGGAGATATTGGATTATGGCTGAAACAGCCCATAAAGAAACCCACGGTTTTCAGACGGAAGTAAAACAACTTCTACATCTGATGATTCATTCTTTGTATTCAAATAAAGAAATCTTCCTACGTGAGCTTGTATCTAACGCTGCCGATGCAGCAGACAAGCTACGTTTCCGCGCACTAGAAAACGACAGCCTTTATGAAAATGATGGCGACCTAAACGTAAAAATTAGTGTAGATAAAGAAGCGGGCACGGTAACTATTGCTGATAACGGCATTGGTATGAACCGCGATGAAGTGATAGCCAACTTAGGTACTATCGCAAAGTCGGGTACAAAAGATTTCTTCAGTAAGCTTTCTGGCGACAATGCAAAAGACTCACAACTGATTGGTCAGTTCGGTGTTGGCTTTTACTCAGCATTTATCGTTGCTGACAAAGTGACTGTTCGCACTCGTGCCGCTGGCGCAGATGCTTCACAAGGCGTTGAGTGGATTTCTGAAGGCGAGGGTGAATTCACCTTAGCAGAAATCAACAAACCAACTCGCGGTACTGAAATTGTATTGCACCTTCGTGAAGACGAAAAAGAATTCGCTGATGATTGGCGTTTACGTTCAATTGTTAGCAAATACTCAGACCACATTAGTATTCCGGTTAAAATGTGGAAAGAAGAAGTGCCTGAAAGCGAAGGCCCTGATGGCGAGAAGACCCCAGCACAGCCAGGTGAGTGGGAACTTGTCAATAAAGCTACTGCTTTGTGGACGCGTGAAAAGTCAGACATTTCTGATGAAGAATATAAAGAATTCTATAAGCACATTTCTCACGATTTTGCCGACCCATTTGCATGGGCGCATAACAAAGTTGAAGGTAAGACAGAATATACAAGTTTGTTGTACATTCCTTCTATAGCCCCGTTTGATATGTGGAACCGCGACCAAGCGCACGGTTTAAAACTGTATGTTCAGCGCGTTTTCATCATGGATGACGCCGAGCAGTTTATGCCTAATTACTTGCGCTTCGTTAAAGGTCTTCTAGACAGCAACGACTTGCCACTTAATGTGTCTCGTGAAATTCTACAAGACAACAAGGTAACCCAAGCATTGCGTCAAGGTTGTACTAAACGCGTACTTCAAATGCTTGAGAAAATGGCCAAGAACGACGCCGATAAGTACCAGTCATTCTGGAACGAATTTGGTAACGTGCTGAAAGAAGGTCCTTCTGAAGACCATAACAATCGTGAAAAAATTGCTGGTTTACTTCGCTTCTCATCAACCAATAGTACATCTGATGCACAAACTGTGTCGTTGGCAGATTACATTGAGCGCATGAAAGAAGGCCAAGATAAGATTTACTACGTAACGGCGGACAGCTTACAAGCTGCTAAATCTAGCCCGCACTTAGAAATCTTCCGTAAGAAAGGCATTGAAGTATTGCTAATGGGTGAGCGCATTGACGAGTGGTTAATGTCGCACTTAACTGATTTCAACGAGAAGCAGTTTGAATCTATTGCGAAAGCAAACTTAGATTTAGGCGACCTTGAAGATGAAGATACTAAGAAAGCCCAAGAAGAAGCAGAGAAAGAAGTAGAGGGTATTGTTGAGCGTGCTAAAGCAGCCCTTGGCGATAAAGTAGTAGACGTTAAGTTTACCCACCGTCTAACTGATTCTCCGGCGTGCATTGTTGCTGATGACAACGGCATGACTACACAGATGATGAAGTTGATGCAAGCTGCAGGTCAGCCTGTGCCTGACGTTAAGTACCTATTCGAACTTAACCCAGAACATGCTTTGGTTA
The nucleotide sequence above comes from Alteromonas naphthalenivorans. Encoded proteins:
- the recR gene encoding recombination mediator RecR; amino-acid sequence: MKFSPLLNELIQALTCLPGVGNKSAQRMAFHLLERNRKGAIDLSNVLHNAMEHIHHCQRCRTFTEDELCEICRHPEREASGLLCIVESPQDVLAIEQTLSYKGQYFVLMGHLSPIDGVGPEEIGLNELETRFSAGGINEVILATNPTVEGEATAHYIAQLCAAHNVEASRIAHGVPVGGELEYIDGNTLTHAFSGRRKL
- the htpG gene encoding molecular chaperone HtpG, with the translated sequence MAETAHKETHGFQTEVKQLLHLMIHSLYSNKEIFLRELVSNAADAADKLRFRALENDSLYENDGDLNVKISVDKEAGTVTIADNGIGMNRDEVIANLGTIAKSGTKDFFSKLSGDNAKDSQLIGQFGVGFYSAFIVADKVTVRTRAAGADASQGVEWISEGEGEFTLAEINKPTRGTEIVLHLREDEKEFADDWRLRSIVSKYSDHISIPVKMWKEEVPESEGPDGEKTPAQPGEWELVNKATALWTREKSDISDEEYKEFYKHISHDFADPFAWAHNKVEGKTEYTSLLYIPSIAPFDMWNRDQAHGLKLYVQRVFIMDDAEQFMPNYLRFVKGLLDSNDLPLNVSREILQDNKVTQALRQGCTKRVLQMLEKMAKNDADKYQSFWNEFGNVLKEGPSEDHNNREKIAGLLRFSSTNSTSDAQTVSLADYIERMKEGQDKIYYVTADSLQAAKSSPHLEIFRKKGIEVLLMGERIDEWLMSHLTDFNEKQFESIAKANLDLGDLEDEDTKKAQEEAEKEVEGIVERAKAALGDKVVDVKFTHRLTDSPACIVADDNGMTTQMMKLMQAAGQPVPDVKYLFELNPEHALVKTLAETQDEDLFKQWVGVLFDQAALSEQGSLKDPSTFVQNLNTLLMKLAK